A window of Deltaproteobacteria bacterium contains these coding sequences:
- a CDS encoding orotidine 5'-phosphate decarboxylase: protein MGAILQLALDFVDLKRAINLAELAVPGGVDWLEAGTPLIKSEGLDAVRELRRLFPHKIIVADMKIMDAGRVEVEAAAKAGANVIDVLGAASDATIRECIEAGKNYGAQIVVDLIAVPDPVTRAIQVEALGADYITVHVAIDEQMEGRDPFMVLKKVSQAVKVPVGVAGGVNSETAAHAIEAGASYVIVGGAITKALNPEQATREIRQAMDERVPIPTTLFRRVDESELRNVLNLVSAANLSDALHRGGVLEGIRPLFQGIHLVGKALTVRTYPGDWAKPVEAIDVAHPGDVIVIDAGGVGPALWGELATHSAIQKKVAGVVIDGAIRDSGDIIQLRFPAFTRLVMPNAGEPRGFGEIGVPIRIGNVRVETGDWLLGDDDGVTVLPLSKAVEYTNRAMDVLEKENRIREEIKEGKTLAAVTELLRWEKKV from the coding sequence ATGGGAGCAATCTTACAACTGGCCCTGGACTTTGTTGACCTTAAAAGAGCGATCAATCTGGCTGAACTGGCGGTCCCCGGAGGGGTGGATTGGCTGGAAGCCGGAACCCCCTTGATCAAAAGCGAGGGTCTGGACGCGGTCCGGGAACTGAGAAGACTTTTCCCGCACAAGATCATTGTCGCTGACATGAAAATCATGGATGCCGGCCGGGTCGAAGTGGAGGCCGCGGCCAAGGCCGGGGCCAACGTCATCGATGTCTTAGGTGCGGCCAGTGACGCCACCATCCGGGAATGCATCGAGGCCGGGAAAAATTATGGGGCCCAGATCGTCGTCGATCTGATCGCCGTGCCCGATCCAGTGACCCGGGCCATACAGGTCGAAGCCCTGGGAGCCGATTATATTACCGTGCACGTGGCCATCGATGAACAGATGGAAGGGCGGGACCCGTTCATGGTCCTAAAGAAGGTCAGCCAAGCGGTAAAGGTGCCGGTAGGAGTGGCCGGCGGCGTCAACTCTGAGACAGCCGCCCATGCCATTGAAGCCGGGGCCAGTTATGTCATTGTCGGCGGGGCCATTACCAAGGCGCTGAATCCTGAACAGGCCACTCGAGAAATTCGCCAGGCCATGGACGAGCGGGTTCCTATTCCCACCACCCTATTCCGCCGGGTAGATGAAAGCGAGCTACGGAATGTTCTCAATCTGGTATCAGCTGCCAATCTCTCTGACGCCCTACATCGCGGGGGCGTTTTGGAAGGCATTCGCCCCCTGTTCCAGGGTATCCACCTGGTGGGCAAGGCCTTGACGGTGCGCACCTATCCGGGGGACTGGGCCAAGCCGGTGGAGGCTATTGACGTGGCCCACCCCGGGGATGTCATTGTCATCGATGCCGGTGGGGTTGGTCCTGCCCTGTGGGGAGAACTGGCGACTCATTCCGCCATTCAAAAAAAAGTGGCGGGTGTAGTCATTGATGGTGCGATCCGCGACTCCGGAGATATCATCCAACTACGCTTCCCGGCCTTTACCCGCCTGGTGATGCCTAACGCTGGGGAACCGCGGGGCTTTGGGGAGATCGGGGTCCCCATCCGCATCGGTAATGTTCGGGTCGAGACCGGGGATTGGCTGTTGGGAGACGATGACGGGGTGACCGTTCTGCCCCTGTCCAAGGCGGTAGAATATACCAACCGGGCCATGGATGTTTTAGAAAAGGAAAACCGCATCCGGGAAGAGATCAAAGAAGGAAAAACCCTGGCGGCTGTAACTGAATTATTGCGCTGGGAAAAAAAGGTTTGA